A genomic region of Runella rosea contains the following coding sequences:
- a CDS encoding RNA polymerase sigma factor — MKHRNLTDEQLVDFLKSDDQAAFEEIYNRYWYKLLGIAYHETGTREEAEELVQDLFERIWHKRQESIIRHLSAYLVVSIKYLATNYVKSQITQRKFQEYLIFNEIRQSYVTDESVQFADLSKAVEEAMKKLPEKSVEIFKMSRFENQSVKDIAQQLNLSEKAVEYHITKSLKVLKEQLKAYHSDN, encoded by the coding sequence ATGAAACACCGCAACCTGACAGATGAGCAATTGGTAGATTTTCTAAAAAGTGACGACCAAGCCGCTTTTGAAGAAATCTATAACCGCTATTGGTACAAACTTTTGGGCATTGCATACCACGAAACGGGAACACGTGAAGAAGCCGAAGAATTGGTGCAGGACCTGTTTGAGCGGATTTGGCATAAGCGCCAAGAGAGCATCATCCGACATTTGAGTGCTTATTTGGTGGTATCGATCAAGTATTTGGCCACTAACTACGTAAAATCGCAGATTACGCAGCGAAAATTTCAGGAGTATTTGATTTTCAATGAAATACGTCAGTCCTACGTCACCGACGAGAGCGTTCAATTTGCCGATTTGTCGAAAGCTGTGGAGGAAGCGATGAAGAAATTGCCCGAAAAAAGTGTCGAGATATTCAAGATGAGCCGATTTGAAAACCAATCCGTCAAAGACATTGCGCAGCAGTTAAATCTGTCGGAGAAAGCCGTGGAATATCACATTACAAAATCGCTCAAAGTCTTGAAAGAACAGCTAAAAGCCTATCATTCCGACAATTAA
- a CDS encoding dihydrodipicolinate synthase family protein, producing the protein MKPNWIGVYPAVTTKFFEDETLDLKTFSYNIDEQIKAGVHGIIICGSLGENSTLTYTEKLELLTAARETIADRVPLIIGIAENITRMAVSFVKEAAGAGADGFMLLPPMRYPSDERETLHYMHTVADATDLPVMIYNNPVAYKTLVTIPMFKDLAQNAHFESMKESTGDIRYMTDIINELGNRFKILSGVDDMALESLLMGADGWIAGLVDAFPRETVVIYELAKQGRIEEAREIYRWFYPLLHLDVSTKFVQNIKLAEVATGLGTEYVRQPRLPLIGEEREHVLKVINDSLAKRPVLPQI; encoded by the coding sequence ATGAAGCCAAATTGGATAGGCGTATATCCCGCCGTGACGACAAAATTTTTTGAAGACGAAACCCTCGACCTCAAAACGTTTTCCTACAACATTGACGAACAAATCAAAGCCGGCGTACACGGTATCATTATCTGCGGTTCGCTGGGTGAAAACAGTACGTTGACCTACACTGAGAAGCTGGAGCTTTTGACGGCGGCTCGCGAGACCATCGCTGACCGCGTACCGTTGATCATTGGCATTGCCGAAAACATCACCCGTATGGCGGTTTCGTTCGTGAAAGAAGCGGCTGGTGCAGGCGCAGACGGCTTTATGCTGTTGCCCCCCATGCGCTACCCTTCCGATGAGCGCGAAACGTTGCATTATATGCACACCGTGGCGGATGCGACTGATTTGCCCGTGATGATTTACAACAATCCTGTGGCTTACAAGACCTTAGTAACCATTCCGATGTTCAAAGATTTGGCCCAAAATGCCCACTTTGAATCCATGAAAGAGTCGACGGGCGATATTCGCTACATGACCGACATCATCAATGAGCTTGGAAATCGTTTTAAAATCCTTTCGGGGGTAGATGATATGGCGTTGGAAAGCCTCCTTATGGGAGCCGACGGATGGATTGCTGGTTTGGTAGACGCGTTCCCGCGCGAAACGGTCGTAATCTATGAATTGGCCAAACAGGGCCGGATTGAAGAAGCCCGCGAAATTTACCGTTGGTTCTATCCACTTCTGCATTTGGACGTATCGACCAAATTTGTGCAAAACATCAAATTGGCCGAAGTGGCTACGGGCTTAGGAACAGAATACGTGCGTCAGCCGCGTCTGCCGTTGATTGGCGAAGAGCGTGAGCACGTGTTGAAAGTAATCAACGATTCATTGGCGAAGCGGCCAGTTTTGCCCCAGATATAA
- a CDS encoding FecR family protein: MNQYEFNQLLEKYLAGECSPDEEKLVHEWQENTLKTNVLLLSEPEQVSVKKRLWQRITEAVFEETTLRPFYKTPWFQWAAAASVAIVFGGGWLLSQQTKFSKNPITHTLQTPHGIEVKNTAANPRQIHLEDGSVVILKANSSVTYPEHFGKQSRSVFLKGEAFFNVKRDPTKPFVVHAGELVTEVLGTSFTVKSYEDAQSIEVVVATGRVSVYENSNKPTQQRNGLILTPNQKITFDKASRKLTPSIIEKPVVIQPPTHPTTFIFDETPLPNVLKKLESAYGLQIIVENQMLNQCVFTADLNELPLRTQLDLICKSVNASFEQRGTSIFINGEGCK, from the coding sequence ATGAACCAATACGAATTTAATCAATTGCTGGAAAAATACCTCGCGGGAGAATGCAGCCCCGACGAGGAAAAACTGGTACACGAATGGCAGGAAAATACGCTCAAAACCAACGTATTACTCCTGAGTGAACCCGAACAGGTGAGCGTCAAAAAACGCCTTTGGCAACGCATCACAGAAGCAGTTTTTGAGGAAACAACGTTGCGGCCTTTCTACAAAACGCCATGGTTTCAATGGGCTGCTGCCGCTTCAGTTGCCATCGTTTTTGGCGGTGGATGGCTGCTTTCTCAGCAAACTAAATTTAGCAAAAATCCAATCACTCATACCCTCCAAACCCCTCACGGTATCGAGGTTAAAAATACAGCCGCCAACCCACGTCAAATCCACTTAGAAGATGGCAGCGTGGTGATTTTGAAAGCCAACAGCAGCGTGACCTATCCAGAGCATTTCGGCAAGCAAAGCCGCAGTGTATTTTTGAAAGGAGAAGCTTTTTTCAACGTTAAACGTGACCCCACCAAGCCCTTCGTGGTCCATGCCGGCGAGCTGGTGACGGAGGTACTGGGGACTAGTTTTACGGTTAAATCCTACGAAGATGCCCAATCCATTGAAGTTGTGGTCGCCACGGGGCGCGTATCGGTCTACGAAAATTCCAACAAACCGACCCAACAACGTAACGGTCTTATTTTGACGCCCAATCAAAAAATTACGTTCGACAAAGCCTCTCGAAAACTGACCCCGAGTATTATTGAAAAGCCCGTTGTGATACAACCTCCAACGCATCCCACCACCTTTATTTTTGACGAAACCCCATTGCCCAACGTACTTAAGAAACTGGAAAGTGCCTACGGACTTCAGATCATCGTGGAAAACCAGATGCTGAATCAGTGCGTGTTTACCGCCGACCTAAACGAACTTCCCCTGCGTACGCAGCTTGATTTGATTTGTAAATCGGTCAATGCCTCTTTTGAGCAACGCGGTACGAGCATTTTTATTAATGGCGAGGGGTGTAAATGA
- a CDS encoding fatty acid desaturase family protein encodes MKLKENVKFVAQEKSQFFPTLKKRVDAYFKENNIPKHANQTMVVKTVVLLSAYILPFICILAFQLSLAVSIPLWIIMGFGISGIGMSIMHDANHGAYSDRTSVNKWLGYSIYLAGAGVLNWKLQHNILHHTYTNIVPMDEDIRDRGIVKLSPHAEIKGVHRFQWMYAFFFYGILTLYWVLLKDFIQFVSYIRNGVNKQTKAQNAMTLLNLIVVKSTYLAIFLVLPVVVFSIPFSEILIGFLVMHFTAGLVLTIIFQLAHTVEGTSHPVIPETGIVAKDWAIHQLETTVNFSPRNKWLSWYVGGLNFQIEHHLFPKICHVHYPNIAPIVKQTAEDFGLVYMENPTFWSALQSHVDTLKRFGGLPDLNEAIG; translated from the coding sequence ATGAAACTTAAAGAAAACGTAAAATTTGTTGCCCAAGAAAAAAGTCAATTTTTCCCAACCCTAAAAAAAAGAGTAGACGCCTATTTTAAGGAAAACAATATCCCAAAGCACGCCAACCAAACGATGGTCGTCAAAACGGTCGTCTTGTTGAGCGCTTACATCCTCCCCTTTATCTGTATTCTTGCTTTTCAGCTTTCGCTCGCCGTAAGCATACCGCTCTGGATTATCATGGGATTTGGCATATCGGGCATTGGAATGAGCATCATGCACGATGCCAATCACGGCGCCTATTCAGACCGTACATCGGTCAACAAATGGTTGGGTTATTCTATCTATTTGGCGGGAGCAGGCGTGCTAAATTGGAAATTACAACACAACATACTTCACCACACGTACACAAATATTGTACCAATGGACGAAGATATTCGCGACCGAGGTATTGTCAAACTTTCCCCCCACGCCGAAATCAAAGGAGTACATCGCTTTCAGTGGATGTATGCGTTCTTTTTCTATGGAATTCTTACATTGTATTGGGTACTTTTAAAAGATTTTATCCAATTCGTTTCGTACATCCGCAATGGCGTCAATAAGCAGACCAAAGCACAAAATGCCATGACGCTCCTTAATTTAATTGTGGTTAAATCGACCTATCTCGCCATCTTTTTGGTGCTGCCAGTGGTGGTTTTCTCGATTCCTTTTTCAGAAATCCTCATTGGCTTTCTGGTCATGCACTTCACCGCTGGACTGGTGTTGACGATTATTTTTCAGTTGGCACACACCGTAGAAGGAACATCCCACCCAGTGATTCCCGAAACGGGCATAGTAGCCAAAGATTGGGCCATTCACCAGCTGGAAACAACGGTCAATTTTTCGCCCCGCAACAAGTGGCTATCGTGGTACGTAGGTGGTTTGAATTTCCAGATTGAGCACCACCTTTTCCCCAAAATCTGTCACGTCCATTATCCCAATATCGCGCCCATCGTCAAACAAACAGCCGAAGATTTTGGGCTGGTTTACATGGAGAATCCTACATTTTGGAGCGCGCTACAATCGCACGTAGATACGTTGAAACGCTTTGGTGGTTTACCAGACCTCAACGAGGCAATTGGCTAA
- a CDS encoding helix-turn-helix transcriptional regulator, translating into MKKLFLIPMPANRNALIRFKTIDACLRNRYRKWTLEDLIEKVSDAMYEYEGMDKGISRRTVQADIQMMRSDKLGYFAPIIVVDKKYYTYEDPNYSITQIPLTDQDLTRMNEAVEVLRQFKGFSHFQQLTSVIQKLEDHVYAAKHHQRAVIDFEKNENLRGLSFLEVLYQAVVQQKTLDMTYQSFRAREASQFFFHVWWLKEFKNRWFAVGVKNGQNDILHLALDRMIEVMLNDEEQYRTNEKYAPEEFYKNVIGVTVSPTLRVKKVKIWVSAEHAPYVETKPLHHSQKVLEHLRDGIIIEICVQHNYELEKEILGFGDGMKVLMPEHLRKRIQQRLSAGAKQYEEVEEIK; encoded by the coding sequence TTGAAAAAATTGTTTCTGATACCCATGCCCGCCAACCGCAACGCCCTGATTCGCTTTAAAACCATTGATGCCTGCCTGCGCAATCGCTACCGCAAATGGACCCTCGAAGATTTGATTGAAAAAGTCTCCGACGCTATGTATGAGTACGAAGGCATGGACAAAGGCATCAGTCGCCGAACCGTACAGGCCGATATTCAGATGATGCGCAGCGATAAACTGGGCTATTTTGCACCCATTATCGTGGTTGATAAAAAATACTACACCTACGAAGACCCCAATTACAGCATTACGCAAATCCCGCTCACCGACCAAGACCTTACCCGGATGAACGAAGCGGTGGAAGTACTACGGCAGTTTAAAGGGTTTTCGCACTTTCAACAATTGACTTCGGTCATTCAAAAACTCGAAGACCATGTGTATGCCGCCAAACATCACCAACGGGCGGTAATAGATTTTGAAAAAAACGAAAACCTGCGTGGGTTGTCGTTTTTAGAAGTGCTGTATCAGGCGGTTGTCCAACAAAAAACGTTGGATATGACCTATCAATCTTTCCGAGCGCGGGAAGCGAGCCAGTTCTTTTTTCATGTGTGGTGGCTGAAGGAATTCAAGAACCGCTGGTTTGCGGTAGGTGTAAAAAACGGTCAAAATGATATTCTGCACCTAGCACTTGACCGAATGATAGAGGTAATGCTTAACGATGAAGAGCAGTACCGAACCAATGAAAAATATGCACCGGAAGAGTTTTACAAAAATGTGATTGGTGTAACGGTTAGCCCGACGTTAAGGGTTAAGAAAGTGAAGATTTGGGTAAGTGCCGAGCACGCACCGTATGTAGAAACCAAGCCGCTGCATCATTCACAGAAAGTGCTTGAACACCTGCGCGACGGCATCATTATTGAAATCTGCGTCCAACACAATTATGAGTTGGAAAAAGAGATTTTGGGTTTTGGCGATGGAATGAAAGTGCTGATGCCCGAACATTTACGCAAGCGTATTCAGCAACGCCTAAGCGCTGGGGCGAAACAGTATGAAGAGGTTGAAGAAATAAAATAG
- a CDS encoding glycoside hydrolase family 16 protein — protein sequence MKAFLHFVLFILSFTLCFAQRPAQPPMSQERFTPKKLGYKLFWEDNFKGNQLDPKKWAVRGVGPRALGFVSPEAVEVKDGFLKLHALQKGDSILIGAVGTQGLLMMKYGYFECRAQLQKSPGVWAAFWIQSPDISKGEDPGVYGAEIDIFEFFKKLGLDIVSHNVHWAYGPNQKTTRGMQSYLKGVSEGFHTFALEWTPEKYTFFIDGYKFYEVTMGISQIEEYLILSMELPSEKNDLRNTVYPDVFIVDYVKVYKKK from the coding sequence ATGAAAGCCTTCCTCCATTTTGTCTTATTTATTTTATCGTTCACCCTCTGCTTTGCCCAACGCCCAGCCCAGCCACCGATGTCGCAGGAGCGTTTTACTCCCAAAAAATTAGGTTATAAACTGTTTTGGGAAGATAATTTTAAAGGCAACCAACTCGACCCGAAAAAATGGGCCGTGCGGGGAGTCGGACCGCGTGCGTTGGGCTTTGTATCGCCCGAAGCGGTAGAAGTGAAAGACGGCTTCTTAAAGTTGCACGCGCTACAAAAAGGTGACAGCATTCTGATTGGTGCCGTAGGAACGCAGGGTTTGTTGATGATGAAATACGGCTATTTTGAATGTCGGGCGCAACTGCAAAAGTCGCCGGGCGTGTGGGCGGCTTTCTGGATCCAATCGCCGGATATTTCTAAAGGCGAAGACCCCGGCGTGTACGGGGCTGAAATTGATATTTTTGAGTTTTTTAAAAAACTTGGTCTTGATATTGTTTCGCACAACGTGCATTGGGCCTACGGGCCCAACCAAAAAACCACGCGCGGAATGCAGAGTTATTTGAAAGGCGTAAGCGAAGGTTTTCACACGTTTGCCTTAGAATGGACGCCCGAAAAATACACATTTTTCATCGACGGCTATAAATTCTATGAAGTCACGATGGGCATTTCTCAAATTGAAGAATACCTTATTTTGAGCATGGAGCTTCCTTCCGAGAAGAATGACCTCCGAAACACCGTTTATCCTGACGTTTTTATCGTGGATTATGTGAAGGTGTATAAGAAAAAATAG
- a CDS encoding alpha-L-rhamnosidase, producing MIQKLYLQLFFISFSLYVSAQSDLKASYLRSEYKISPVIDVAHPRLSWELTSSVNSQYQTGYQILVASSITLLEEGKADLWDTKKVTGNATSQIEYAGSPLESRQICFWKVRSWDKKNQPGPWSAPATWEMGLLQKTDWKADFIGLNLNHLGKGKEYHLPPAPYLRKDVEIKGVVKKARLYVTALGLYEFQINGKKIGRDYLTPGWTDYNKRLYYQTFDVSKDLRPGKNALGSIISYGWYAGYLGYALLVRNPVVKNFYGDVPALKAQLEIEYTNGQKEIIATDNTWKANYGPIVESDILNGEVYDATKELTGWNQPNFNDTAWKKVITISDKTDRQVQVYPGDPVQEVARLTPKNSKQMGPNSYLVDMGQNFAGLIRIRFKAAKGDSILFRFGEMLYPDGKLMTENLRKARGTDLYIAKGDPNGEIYEPRFTYHGFQYVQIEGLKYAPGMQDILGIVLSSATPKAGTFETDNAFVNQLYHNIIWTQQSNYLEVPTDCPQRDERLGWTGDAQAYVKSATLNNDIAAFGTKWVVDLNDAQLANGAYPVYAPAPSVRVTDTYSPGWMEAGIIYPYQIFRSYGDTKIIKAHWAEMKKFMQFLETKSKGEYVFKETAFAEVDPKGGFGDWLSVGKKTPPDMLATMYYAYSASLMQEMAAAIGDEKEEAHFKEVFGKVKAAFLKHYTNAEGKFICNAAAYGNGKGYVDGEMGFEGHTQTAYANAIFMNLLDSTHTLKAAKWLNELVVKNGNKLTTGFLGVRPMLPALSATGNSETAYKLLFQKEYPSWGFEIANGANTIWERWNSFTREGGFPAGMNSFNHYAFGSICEWMFENMAGIKETSPGFKTLVIQPEVMAPNINSLKATHRSINGTIASAWQKKGDIVTLTIEVPVNTTATICLPPTPTNNITFNGKALVATAVKSKLVGRRELNTVTVGSGKYVLSYKKSALSGF from the coding sequence ATGATTCAGAAGCTTTACCTCCAATTATTTTTCATTTCCTTCTCTCTTTACGTATCCGCCCAAAGCGATTTAAAAGCCTCCTACCTGCGTTCTGAATACAAAATCAGCCCCGTCATCGACGTGGCTCATCCGCGTTTGAGCTGGGAATTGACCTCTTCTGTCAATAGTCAGTACCAAACAGGCTATCAAATTCTGGTAGCGTCTTCCATTACACTACTGGAGGAAGGAAAAGCCGATTTGTGGGACACGAAAAAAGTCACGGGCAACGCCACCTCCCAAATCGAATACGCAGGAAGCCCCCTTGAATCACGGCAGATCTGCTTTTGGAAAGTACGCAGTTGGGACAAGAAAAACCAACCCGGACCTTGGAGCGCACCCGCTACGTGGGAAATGGGATTACTGCAAAAAACTGACTGGAAAGCCGACTTCATCGGTCTCAATCTGAATCATTTAGGCAAAGGCAAAGAGTACCATTTGCCGCCTGCTCCCTATTTAAGAAAAGACGTCGAAATAAAAGGTGTCGTAAAAAAAGCAAGGTTGTACGTGACAGCGCTAGGTTTGTATGAATTTCAAATCAATGGAAAGAAAATCGGTAGAGATTATCTCACTCCCGGCTGGACCGATTACAACAAACGCCTTTATTATCAAACATTTGACGTAAGCAAAGACCTGCGCCCCGGCAAAAACGCCTTGGGTTCCATTATTTCGTACGGTTGGTATGCTGGGTATTTGGGCTATGCTTTGTTGGTCAGAAATCCCGTCGTGAAAAATTTTTACGGCGATGTCCCTGCCCTAAAAGCCCAATTGGAAATTGAATACACCAACGGTCAAAAGGAAATAATTGCGACTGATAATACGTGGAAAGCCAACTACGGCCCCATCGTTGAATCTGATATTTTGAACGGGGAAGTCTACGACGCAACCAAAGAACTAACGGGCTGGAATCAACCCAATTTTAATGATACCGCTTGGAAAAAAGTCATTACCATTTCTGACAAAACCGACCGACAGGTTCAGGTCTATCCCGGAGACCCCGTGCAGGAAGTGGCCAGACTAACGCCCAAAAATAGTAAACAAATGGGGCCTAATTCCTATTTGGTCGATATGGGGCAAAATTTTGCGGGCCTGATTCGCATCCGATTCAAAGCCGCCAAAGGCGATTCCATTCTTTTTCGTTTTGGCGAAATGCTCTATCCCGACGGTAAACTCATGACCGAAAACCTGCGCAAGGCGCGAGGAACCGACCTGTACATTGCCAAAGGCGACCCGAACGGTGAAATTTACGAGCCGCGTTTTACCTATCACGGCTTTCAATACGTGCAAATCGAAGGCTTGAAGTATGCCCCAGGAATGCAGGACATTCTGGGCATTGTGTTGTCGTCGGCTACACCCAAAGCAGGAACGTTTGAAACAGACAATGCTTTTGTTAACCAACTGTATCATAACATTATCTGGACGCAACAGTCTAATTATCTGGAGGTTCCAACTGATTGCCCGCAGCGCGACGAGCGTTTGGGCTGGACGGGCGACGCACAAGCCTACGTCAAAAGTGCCACGCTTAACAACGACATTGCGGCCTTTGGCACCAAATGGGTGGTGGATTTGAACGATGCCCAACTCGCCAACGGTGCCTATCCCGTCTACGCGCCAGCTCCGTCGGTACGCGTTACGGATACGTATTCGCCGGGCTGGATGGAAGCGGGAATCATTTATCCATACCAAATTTTTAGGTCGTATGGTGATACCAAAATCATCAAAGCGCATTGGGCAGAGATGAAGAAATTTATGCAGTTTCTGGAAACAAAAAGCAAAGGTGAGTACGTCTTCAAGGAAACTGCGTTTGCCGAAGTGGACCCCAAAGGCGGTTTCGGCGATTGGCTGAGTGTCGGTAAAAAAACACCGCCGGATATGCTAGCAACGATGTATTATGCGTACTCAGCCAGTTTGATGCAGGAAATGGCCGCCGCCATTGGCGATGAAAAAGAGGAGGCTCATTTCAAAGAAGTATTTGGTAAAGTGAAAGCAGCTTTCTTGAAACATTACACCAACGCTGAAGGCAAATTTATCTGCAATGCCGCCGCCTACGGCAATGGAAAAGGATACGTTGACGGAGAAATGGGCTTTGAAGGACACACCCAAACCGCCTACGCAAACGCCATTTTTATGAATCTTTTGGACAGCACGCATACGCTGAAAGCTGCCAAATGGCTGAACGAATTAGTGGTTAAAAACGGCAATAAACTAACAACGGGCTTTTTGGGCGTTCGGCCCATGCTGCCGGCGCTCTCAGCCACGGGAAACAGCGAAACGGCTTACAAATTGTTATTCCAAAAAGAATACCCGTCGTGGGGTTTTGAAATTGCCAACGGGGCCAATACGATTTGGGAACGTTGGAACAGTTTCACCCGTGAAGGCGGTTTTCCTGCCGGCATGAACTCGTTCAATCACTACGCGTTCGGCTCAATTTGTGAATGGATGTTTGAAAACATGGCGGGTATTAAAGAAACCTCGCCCGGCTTTAAAACCTTAGTTATTCAACCTGAAGTTATGGCCCCCAATATCAATTCATTAAAGGCTACACACCGTTCCATCAACGGTACCATCGCTTCGGCTTGGCAAAAAAAGGGAGACATTGTTACCCTAACCATCGAGGTACCCGTCAACACCACGGCGACCATTTGCCTACCACCAACTCCAACAAACAACATTACCTTCAATGGAAAAGCCCTTGTCGCAACGGCCGTTAAGTCCAAGTTAGTAGGTCGTCGTGAGTTAAACACGGTTACGGTGGGTTCAGGAAAATATGTCCTCAGTTATAAAAAATCGGCTTTGTCGGGCTTTTAA
- a CDS encoding slipin family protein, whose amino-acid sequence MKIIRISAYQVGLVFRQESYVKTLTEGVYWLMPSEKVRLFDLTQPFATPCSLNILLQDEKLKVMLDVIEVKDNEIVLQYENGTFKTVLKPGRHAFWKSIVEYRYLTVDLSKIDIVEDIDLAALTSKEVLGYLRTYTVEPYEKALLFVDGKYQKPLAAGTHYWWRNNLSVYVSKVDTRQLQLEISGQEILTKDKAALRINFYVQYKVTDILKALLENKDAEKQLYIVMQLALREYIGTLTLDELLEKKEAASAFILNAAADKARMLGITLIGCGIRDLILPGEMKEIMNQVLIAEKKAQANAIMRREETASTRSLLNTAKLMEENEMLFRLKEMEYVEKIAEKINNISISGGGQVLDQLKQIFGSAK is encoded by the coding sequence ATGAAAATTATCAGAATCAGTGCGTATCAAGTCGGATTAGTATTCCGTCAAGAAAGTTACGTCAAAACCCTTACCGAGGGAGTTTATTGGCTGATGCCCTCCGAAAAAGTGCGACTTTTTGACCTGACTCAACCTTTTGCGACTCCCTGCAGCCTGAACATTCTGTTGCAGGATGAGAAACTGAAGGTCATGTTGGATGTCATTGAGGTCAAAGACAACGAGATTGTTTTACAGTACGAAAACGGAACATTTAAAACCGTCCTGAAACCGGGGCGTCACGCTTTCTGGAAAAGTATTGTAGAATATCGCTACTTAACGGTGGATTTGAGCAAAATAGACATTGTAGAAGACATTGATTTGGCAGCGTTGACCTCCAAAGAGGTGTTGGGCTACCTGAGAACTTATACCGTGGAGCCTTACGAAAAAGCGCTGCTGTTTGTAGATGGAAAATACCAAAAACCTTTGGCGGCGGGAACGCACTATTGGTGGCGAAACAACCTTTCGGTGTACGTTTCTAAAGTGGATACCCGCCAATTACAGTTGGAAATTTCAGGTCAAGAAATCCTGACCAAAGACAAAGCAGCTTTGCGCATCAACTTTTATGTGCAATACAAAGTCACGGACATCTTGAAAGCATTGCTCGAAAACAAAGACGCTGAAAAACAACTGTACATAGTAATGCAATTGGCTTTGCGCGAGTACATTGGCACGTTGACGTTGGATGAACTGTTGGAGAAAAAAGAGGCTGCGTCTGCCTTTATTCTCAACGCCGCCGCCGACAAAGCCAGAATGCTGGGGATTACGCTTATAGGATGCGGAATTCGTGACCTCATTTTGCCCGGCGAAATGAAGGAAATCATGAACCAAGTGCTCATTGCCGAAAAGAAAGCACAAGCCAACGCCATCATGCGTCGTGAAGAAACCGCTTCAACGCGAAGTTTGCTGAACACCGCCAAATTGATGGAAGAAAACGAAATGCTGTTCCGACTGAAAGAAATGGAATACGTCGAAAAAATCGCCGAAAAAATTAACAACATTTCCATTTCAGGCGGCGGGCAAGTACTTGACCAGCTGAAGCAAATTTTTGGCTCTGCCAAGTAA
- a CDS encoding AraC family transcriptional regulator, translating to MKALLFRVPTVDDRSFRVQVDHDKHFYQRLHFHPEFQLTLIKEGAGTLVVGDRIDRFQPYDLVLLGANVPHVMLNDADYFLPDSPRQVMAYSFFFKESILGDIFITSPELMHIAELLREATHGVRIRFSAPNSLTDSLEKINELRPFEQLMLLLNTLDTLTLTPDCERLSGTSYKNPNKPVDHQRLENVFNFILTNYANTITLDDIAGVANLTPHAFCRFLRVHTRKTFSQLLNEVRIEHACRLLKDSTQSVSQIAFSCGYANLSNFNRQFKQVTGMPPRDYLKKAN from the coding sequence ATGAAAGCACTGCTTTTTCGCGTCCCCACCGTTGATGACCGCTCGTTTCGGGTGCAGGTAGATCACGACAAACATTTTTACCAACGCCTTCATTTTCACCCCGAATTTCAGTTGACCTTGATTAAGGAAGGCGCTGGAACTTTGGTGGTTGGTGACCGCATTGATCGTTTTCAGCCTTATGATTTAGTGCTGTTGGGGGCCAATGTGCCACACGTGATGCTCAACGATGCCGACTATTTTCTGCCCGATTCGCCGCGACAGGTAATGGCGTATTCATTCTTTTTTAAAGAATCTATTCTGGGAGATATTTTCATCACATCACCCGAATTGATGCACATTGCTGAATTACTGCGAGAAGCCACGCACGGAGTACGGATTCGATTTTCGGCCCCCAATTCACTCACGGATAGTTTAGAAAAAATAAATGAACTGCGTCCCTTTGAACAATTGATGCTGCTCTTAAACACGCTTGACACCCTTACGCTCACGCCCGACTGCGAACGCCTATCGGGGACGTCTTACAAAAACCCCAACAAGCCCGTTGACCATCAGCGGTTAGAAAATGTATTTAACTTTATTCTGACCAATTACGCCAACACCATTACCCTCGACGATATTGCGGGAGTAGCCAATTTGACTCCTCATGCCTTTTGTCGGTTTTTGCGGGTTCATACCCGAAAAACCTTCTCTCAACTACTCAATGAAGTACGGATTGAGCACGCTTGCCGGCTGTTGAAAGACTCCACGCAAAGTGTCAGCCAGATTGCTTTTTCTTGTGGATACGCCAATTTATCCAATTTCAATCGACAGTTTAAACAAGTAACTGGTATGCCACCTCGTGACTACCTGAAAAAAGCCAATTGA